A genomic region of Apteryx mantelli isolate bAptMan1 chromosome 10, bAptMan1.hap1, whole genome shotgun sequence contains the following coding sequences:
- the NDRG4 gene encoding protein NDRG4 isoform X3 translates to MPECWDGEHDIETPYGLLHVVIRGSPKGNRPAILTYHDVGLNHKLCFNTFFNYEDMQEITKHFVVCHVDAPGQQAGASQFPQGYQYPSMDQLAAMLPSVVQHFGFKYVIGIGVGAGAYVLAKFALIFPDLVEGLVLMNIDPNGKGWIDWAASKLSGLTSTLPDMVLSHLFSQEELVNNTELVQSYRQQISSVVNQFNLQLFLNMYNGRRDLDINRPGTVPNAKTLRCPVMLVVGDNAPAEEGVVECNSKLDPTNTTFLKMADSGGLPQVTQPGKLTEAFKYFLQGMGYIAHLKDRRLSGGTVPSASMTRLARSRTASLTSASSADGARPRACTHSESAEAVGQINHTMEVSC, encoded by the exons ATGCCCGAGTGCTGGGATGGG GAACATGACATCGAGACCCCCTACGGGCTGCTGCACGTGGTCATCCGGGGCTCCCCCAAGGGCAATCGCCCGGCCATCCTGACCTACCACGACGTTGGCCTCAACC ACAAGCTGTGCTTCAACACCTTCTTCAACTACGAGGACATGCAGGAGATCACGAAGCACTTTGTGGTGTGCCACGTGGACGCGCCGGGCCAGCAGGCAGGAGCCTCGCAGTTCCCGCAGGG GTACCAGTACCCGTCCATGGATCAGCTGGCTGCCATGTTACCCAGCGTGGTGCAGCATTTTGG CTTCAAGTACGTGATTGGCATCGGCGTGGGGGCAGGAGCCTACGTGCTGGCCAAGTTTGCG CTCATCTTCCCTGACCTGGTGGAAGGGCTGGTCCTCATGAACATCGACCCAAACGGCAAAGGCTGGATCGACTGGGCAGCTTCCAAG CTCTCGGGTCTCACCAGCACGCTGCCGGACATGGTCCTGTCCCACCTCTTCAGCCAG GAGGAGCTGGTGAACAACACGGAGCTGGTGCAGAGTTACCGGCAGCAGATCAGCAGCGTGGTGAACCAGTTCAACCTCCAGCTCTTCCTCAACATGTACAACGG CCGCAGGGACCTGGACATCAACCGGCCCGGGACCGTGCCCAACGCCAAGACGCTGCG CTGCCCCGTGATGCTGGTGGTGGGAGACAACGCGCCCGCCGAAGAGGGGGTG GTGGAGTGTAACTCCAAGCTGGATCCCACCAACACCACCTTCCTGAAG ATGGCTGACTCCGGCGGGCTGCCCCAGGTCACCcag ccCGGCAAGCTGACCGAAGCCTTCAAGTACTTCCTGCAAGGCATGGGCTACA TCGCCCACCTGAAGGATCGGAGGCTGAGTGGAGGCACAG TGCCGTCCGCCAGCATGACCCGCCTGGCGCGGTCCCGCACGGCCTCGCTCACCAGCGCCAGCTCCGCCGacggcgcccgcccgcgcgccTGCACCCACTCGGAGAGCGCCGAGGCCGTGGGCCAGATCAACCACACCATGGAGGTATCGTGCTga
- the NDRG4 gene encoding protein NDRG4 isoform X2 yields MTMAGLHELRFTEEKPLLRGQDAELENSDVFLSAVDTDWKEHDIETPYGLLHVVIRGSPKGNRPAILTYHDVGLNHKLCFNTFFNYEDMQEITKHFVVCHVDAPGQQAGASQFPQGYQYPSMDQLAAMLPSVVQHFGFKYVIGIGVGAGAYVLAKFALIFPDLVEGLVLMNIDPNGKGWIDWAASKLSGLTSTLPDMVLSHLFSQEELVNNTELVQSYRQQISSVVNQFNLQLFLNMYNGRRDLDINRPGTVPNAKTLRCPVMLVVGDNAPAEEGVVECNSKLDPTNTTFLKMADSGGLPQVTQPGKLTEAFKYFLQGMGYMPSASMTRLARSRTASLTSASSADGARPRACTHSESAEAVGQINHTMEVSC; encoded by the exons atgACCATGGCGGGGCTGCACGAGCTGCGCTTCACCGAGGAGAAGCCGCTGCTGCGAGGGCAGGACGCCGAGCTG gAGAATTCGGACGTGTTCCTGTCCGCCGTGGACACGGACTGGAAG GAACATGACATCGAGACCCCCTACGGGCTGCTGCACGTGGTCATCCGGGGCTCCCCCAAGGGCAATCGCCCGGCCATCCTGACCTACCACGACGTTGGCCTCAACC ACAAGCTGTGCTTCAACACCTTCTTCAACTACGAGGACATGCAGGAGATCACGAAGCACTTTGTGGTGTGCCACGTGGACGCGCCGGGCCAGCAGGCAGGAGCCTCGCAGTTCCCGCAGGG GTACCAGTACCCGTCCATGGATCAGCTGGCTGCCATGTTACCCAGCGTGGTGCAGCATTTTGG CTTCAAGTACGTGATTGGCATCGGCGTGGGGGCAGGAGCCTACGTGCTGGCCAAGTTTGCG CTCATCTTCCCTGACCTGGTGGAAGGGCTGGTCCTCATGAACATCGACCCAAACGGCAAAGGCTGGATCGACTGGGCAGCTTCCAAG CTCTCGGGTCTCACCAGCACGCTGCCGGACATGGTCCTGTCCCACCTCTTCAGCCAG GAGGAGCTGGTGAACAACACGGAGCTGGTGCAGAGTTACCGGCAGCAGATCAGCAGCGTGGTGAACCAGTTCAACCTCCAGCTCTTCCTCAACATGTACAACGG CCGCAGGGACCTGGACATCAACCGGCCCGGGACCGTGCCCAACGCCAAGACGCTGCG CTGCCCCGTGATGCTGGTGGTGGGAGACAACGCGCCCGCCGAAGAGGGGGTG GTGGAGTGTAACTCCAAGCTGGATCCCACCAACACCACCTTCCTGAAG ATGGCTGACTCCGGCGGGCTGCCCCAGGTCACCcag ccCGGCAAGCTGACCGAAGCCTTCAAGTACTTCCTGCAAGGCATGGGCTACA TGCCGTCCGCCAGCATGACCCGCCTGGCGCGGTCCCGCACGGCCTCGCTCACCAGCGCCAGCTCCGCCGacggcgcccgcccgcgcgccTGCACCCACTCGGAGAGCGCCGAGGCCGTGGGCCAGATCAACCACACCATGGAGGTATCGTGCTga
- the NDRG4 gene encoding protein NDRG4 isoform X1, giving the protein MTMAGLHELRFTEEKPLLRGQDAELENSDVFLSAVDTDWKEHDIETPYGLLHVVIRGSPKGNRPAILTYHDVGLNHKLCFNTFFNYEDMQEITKHFVVCHVDAPGQQAGASQFPQGYQYPSMDQLAAMLPSVVQHFGFKYVIGIGVGAGAYVLAKFALIFPDLVEGLVLMNIDPNGKGWIDWAASKLSGLTSTLPDMVLSHLFSQEELVNNTELVQSYRQQISSVVNQFNLQLFLNMYNGRRDLDINRPGTVPNAKTLRCPVMLVVGDNAPAEEGVVECNSKLDPTNTTFLKMADSGGLPQVTQPGKLTEAFKYFLQGMGYIAHLKDRRLSGGTVPSASMTRLARSRTASLTSASSADGARPRACTHSESAEAVGQINHTMEVSC; this is encoded by the exons atgACCATGGCGGGGCTGCACGAGCTGCGCTTCACCGAGGAGAAGCCGCTGCTGCGAGGGCAGGACGCCGAGCTG gAGAATTCGGACGTGTTCCTGTCCGCCGTGGACACGGACTGGAAG GAACATGACATCGAGACCCCCTACGGGCTGCTGCACGTGGTCATCCGGGGCTCCCCCAAGGGCAATCGCCCGGCCATCCTGACCTACCACGACGTTGGCCTCAACC ACAAGCTGTGCTTCAACACCTTCTTCAACTACGAGGACATGCAGGAGATCACGAAGCACTTTGTGGTGTGCCACGTGGACGCGCCGGGCCAGCAGGCAGGAGCCTCGCAGTTCCCGCAGGG GTACCAGTACCCGTCCATGGATCAGCTGGCTGCCATGTTACCCAGCGTGGTGCAGCATTTTGG CTTCAAGTACGTGATTGGCATCGGCGTGGGGGCAGGAGCCTACGTGCTGGCCAAGTTTGCG CTCATCTTCCCTGACCTGGTGGAAGGGCTGGTCCTCATGAACATCGACCCAAACGGCAAAGGCTGGATCGACTGGGCAGCTTCCAAG CTCTCGGGTCTCACCAGCACGCTGCCGGACATGGTCCTGTCCCACCTCTTCAGCCAG GAGGAGCTGGTGAACAACACGGAGCTGGTGCAGAGTTACCGGCAGCAGATCAGCAGCGTGGTGAACCAGTTCAACCTCCAGCTCTTCCTCAACATGTACAACGG CCGCAGGGACCTGGACATCAACCGGCCCGGGACCGTGCCCAACGCCAAGACGCTGCG CTGCCCCGTGATGCTGGTGGTGGGAGACAACGCGCCCGCCGAAGAGGGGGTG GTGGAGTGTAACTCCAAGCTGGATCCCACCAACACCACCTTCCTGAAG ATGGCTGACTCCGGCGGGCTGCCCCAGGTCACCcag ccCGGCAAGCTGACCGAAGCCTTCAAGTACTTCCTGCAAGGCATGGGCTACA TCGCCCACCTGAAGGATCGGAGGCTGAGTGGAGGCACAG TGCCGTCCGCCAGCATGACCCGCCTGGCGCGGTCCCGCACGGCCTCGCTCACCAGCGCCAGCTCCGCCGacggcgcccgcccgcgcgccTGCACCCACTCGGAGAGCGCCGAGGCCGTGGGCCAGATCAACCACACCATGGAGGTATCGTGCTga
- the NDRG4 gene encoding protein NDRG4 isoform X4, with protein MPECWDGEHDIETPYGLLHVVIRGSPKGNRPAILTYHDVGLNHKLCFNTFFNYEDMQEITKHFVVCHVDAPGQQAGASQFPQGYQYPSMDQLAAMLPSVVQHFGFKYVIGIGVGAGAYVLAKFALIFPDLVEGLVLMNIDPNGKGWIDWAASKLSGLTSTLPDMVLSHLFSQEELVNNTELVQSYRQQISSVVNQFNLQLFLNMYNGRRDLDINRPGTVPNAKTLRCPVMLVVGDNAPAEEGVVECNSKLDPTNTTFLKMADSGGLPQVTQPGKLTEAFKYFLQGMGYMPSASMTRLARSRTASLTSASSADGARPRACTHSESAEAVGQINHTMEVSC; from the exons ATGCCCGAGTGCTGGGATGGG GAACATGACATCGAGACCCCCTACGGGCTGCTGCACGTGGTCATCCGGGGCTCCCCCAAGGGCAATCGCCCGGCCATCCTGACCTACCACGACGTTGGCCTCAACC ACAAGCTGTGCTTCAACACCTTCTTCAACTACGAGGACATGCAGGAGATCACGAAGCACTTTGTGGTGTGCCACGTGGACGCGCCGGGCCAGCAGGCAGGAGCCTCGCAGTTCCCGCAGGG GTACCAGTACCCGTCCATGGATCAGCTGGCTGCCATGTTACCCAGCGTGGTGCAGCATTTTGG CTTCAAGTACGTGATTGGCATCGGCGTGGGGGCAGGAGCCTACGTGCTGGCCAAGTTTGCG CTCATCTTCCCTGACCTGGTGGAAGGGCTGGTCCTCATGAACATCGACCCAAACGGCAAAGGCTGGATCGACTGGGCAGCTTCCAAG CTCTCGGGTCTCACCAGCACGCTGCCGGACATGGTCCTGTCCCACCTCTTCAGCCAG GAGGAGCTGGTGAACAACACGGAGCTGGTGCAGAGTTACCGGCAGCAGATCAGCAGCGTGGTGAACCAGTTCAACCTCCAGCTCTTCCTCAACATGTACAACGG CCGCAGGGACCTGGACATCAACCGGCCCGGGACCGTGCCCAACGCCAAGACGCTGCG CTGCCCCGTGATGCTGGTGGTGGGAGACAACGCGCCCGCCGAAGAGGGGGTG GTGGAGTGTAACTCCAAGCTGGATCCCACCAACACCACCTTCCTGAAG ATGGCTGACTCCGGCGGGCTGCCCCAGGTCACCcag ccCGGCAAGCTGACCGAAGCCTTCAAGTACTTCCTGCAAGGCATGGGCTACA TGCCGTCCGCCAGCATGACCCGCCTGGCGCGGTCCCGCACGGCCTCGCTCACCAGCGCCAGCTCCGCCGacggcgcccgcccgcgcgccTGCACCCACTCGGAGAGCGCCGAGGCCGTGGGCCAGATCAACCACACCATGGAGGTATCGTGCTga